The genomic window CGTGAGTATCGTGCGGCGAGGGCTGGAAGGCCCACACCAGCTTGCCGGTGTCGGGATTGAGAGCGACGATGCTGCAGGTGTAGAGATTGTCTCCAGGCCGCGTGGAGCCGGTAAGCACAGGTGTCGGATTGCCTGTTCCCCAATAGATGAGATTCAGGTCCGGATCATAACTTCCGGCCATCCATGTGGTGCCTCCCGTTGCAGTGTTCGGTGTGCCTGCAGGAGCCGTTACATCAAATTCCCATTGCGTCTTGCCCGTCTCAGGATCGATTGCACGGATGAAGGTCTGAAGATTGTCCATGTCGCCGCCTACACCGACGATCACATGGTTGCCCACGATCTGCGGTGCTTCGGTCGACCAGTATCCCTTCTCGACATCGGCAACCTGTATGATCCAGCGCACCGTTCCGTCTTTGGCGTTCAGAGAGACAAGGTGTGCATCGGGAGTAGCAAAGTAAATCCAGTCCTTGTAGATCGCTACGCCGCGCTGGCCGATGTGATCGCCTTTATTCGGCGGATAGGTGTAGTGCCAGAGCTGCTGGCCCGACCGTGCATCCACCGCCCAGATATTGTCAGGAATGGTGAAGTACAACACCCCATTGACCATCAGCGGCGAAGATTTGATGGTGCCGCTGCGCTCCGTCTGAAAGGCCCATGCCAGGGTGAGTTGATTCACGTTCTGCGGCGTGATCTGCGTCAACTTGCTATGGCGTTTGCCCGTGTAGTCGCCGTGATAGCTCGGCCAACTGTCAGCCGGTGGATGGAGCAGCATGGACGCATCGACATTCTGGGCCACGAGTGAGCAAGGAAAAGCGCCCAACGTCAATACGCCTATCACCACGACAAATGCATTCTTCAGAAACTTCATATCGGCAGGTAATCTCCTCTGTTCACTACGCCATGCAGCGTGGGCAAAATCAACGCAGCGTTTGCAGATAAGCCATCAGGTTATGGATGTCGTCGTCGGTGTACTTGCTGAAGAGATCGACGTGCGCGTCTACCGGCGAGTCCACATGGAACTTTACATTCCTGGTCTTCCAGGAGTGATAGATGCCGCTCTCGTCCCGCATGCCGATGACGAACTCATCCTGGTACACCAGCGTTCCCGCCAGCTTTGCGCCCGAAGGAAGGGTGACGTCCACATGGCTCTTAGCCTCACGGGGATAGAGCATCCGCATCTCCAACTGAAGGCCTTCGAAACGCTTGGCGATTCCCGCGAGATCTCCGGTCGCAGAATGGCACTTCGCGCAAGTACCTGCACCATTGAAGTACGTCTTGCCCATCGCCGCATTACCGGTCTGCAGATCGGCAACGTCAACGCCACGGCGACCGCCCTTCATCGATGCGGCCTTGGTCTCCTGCGAGTGAATGTAGGATGCGAGGCTGAGCACTTCCTGGCTGGAGAAATTGAACGCAGGCATCTTCTTCTCCGGACGGCCGTCGCGCACTACCTCCGAGATCTTGTCGCCCTTAACGTCCGCAAGCACCAGCTTGGAACGAGTCAGGTCAGGGCCAGTCTCTCCGCCCATTGCATCGCGGCCATGGCAGAAGGCACAGTTCTGTTGGAACAGTGATTTGCCCGCGTCGACCATACCCGAAGAATGAACTGAGGACGAGTTATCGTTTCCATCGGAGGCCGAATCGGAGGCCGACAAGGCGGGTGTGCTCAGGTAGTGCACCAGCGCCGTCAGTTCACCACCCTGCAGCTTCGGGAACCCGGGCATGCGTCCCTTGCCGGTGTGAATGAGGTCTATGATCTGCTGGTCCGTCTTCTGGTGTTGAATGCCTACCAGCGGCGGAAAGGCGGGCAGGATGCCTTCGCGCTGCTCGCCATGACAGATGGCGCAGTGGCCCTCATAGGCATTGGCTCCGGGCTTGCCTGAAACAGTGCCATCCTGCGCCGCCTGAGCGCTCGAAGCCGCATAGACAGAAATGGGTCTGGACTGAAACAGAAAGAACCCGGCTCCTGCTGCTAAAAGTAGTGCATACCGAAATCTCTGCATAGATAGTTAACTCTCATCCAACTGAGGTAGCTCGTACTCGAACGCGGCGACGATAACGCCTAGACCGAATACTTGATCAACTGCATGAAACCATAATCCATATGGAGCTGTTGATGGCAGTGCATCAACGTGTCACCGGGATTATTGGCAACGAATTCTACTTCCACGGTATCGAGCGGCATGACATTGATGACATCCTTCATCAACCCGCTGATTTGCGTCTTGCCGATGCGAGTTACTTCAAAGGTGTGCCGGTGCAGGTGCATCGGATGCTGGTCGCCGCTGCCATTGCGAAAGACCAGCCTGTACCGCTTGCCCTGCTGCACCATCAGAGGATCGATGTCAGGCCACGACCTCTTGTTGATCGTCCAGGTATCGAACTTCGAGCCCGGTTTCGGGCCGAAATCACGGAAGGTAAGCTCGAATATTTCGTCCGGCGTGTTGGGCGACGCTACCGCATTGGCGAACTGTGCGTAGTCCCATTCCTGGGGCGCTGGATCGTTCCACACCGGCGTGCCCGTCTTTCCCGCATACTCAATCACAACGCCAAGGCCCATCTCGCGTTCCTTCGCGAGCGTCGAACCGAGCACCCAGACCCCGGGCGAGTTCATCTCGACGATTGCGTCCACGCGCTCTGCCACTGCCAGCGAGAGCACTTCCACTGACTTTGGATTTGGTACGGGATTGCCGTCCATCGCCATGATGGTGAACTTATGTCCCGGCAGCGAAAGCACGACGTTCTCGGTCCCACTCGCATTCAGCAATCGCATCAGCACACGCTCACCCTGCTTGACGCGGATAGGTTCGCCCGCACCCAGCCGGTGCGAGTTGATGGTTGCGTATTTGTACCCGACATCCGATCCGGTGGTCAGCGGCATGTTGGAGGACTGCTCGCGCATCGTCTGCACCATGGGCACAAACGAGGGCTCCCAGTGGTGGATGGCGAGATTGATCTCCTTGTCGTAGCGTACAGGCTGCTCACGGCCTTCGATCAGAAGGAAGCCGAACTGTCCGGTATAGGTGCCCACCGCAAGATTGTCATAGGCAGCAGCGTGGGTGTGATACCAGCGAGTGCCTGAGGGCCTGGGCGTGAACGTGTAGCGGTGTGTCTCGCCCGCCGCGATCATCGGCGACCCTTCTTCCATCGCGCCGTCATTCAGCGAATCGATGGCGAGGCCATGCCAGTGGACGAGGTCCGCGTTCTGGGTAGCGTTGGTCACATCGATGCTGACCGGGACGCCTTCGCGCATTCGCAGCAACGGTCCCGGAACCTGCCCGTTGTAAGCCAGTGTCTTGATGTTGACGCCGGGGCTGATCTCCAGCGTGTATGGCTCGATGCGGATGGCATGATCTGCCTTTCCCGCTAATGGAGCCTTACCTTGCTTCGCCTGCAGAGGAAGTGCAGCATAAAGTGATTTGCTCGCCAGCAACGCGCCGGCCGACGAGATAAAGCTTCTACGATTCATTGATTTTTAGCCCTGTCATTTGTAGGAGCATTTTAACGATCTACAATCTCCACTTGAGCAGGAGCACGAGTCCGTTCCAGTCCCTCTGCGGGGGCTGAAGCTTGTCCTGATGAAACCCTTCATTCAGGATGTGGACTTCCCTGGCGTGATGCTGCAACTCCATCCAAGTGACGCTACCACTCTAAACCACAGAAGGATGCCTTTGCACCCCGACAAACGCTTGACCCCCTCAATTTCGTTGAAGCCAAAAGGAGATACGGCACTAAAAGCTTGCGTTCATGCGGACAGCAAAACTCCGTGCCGGACCAATGGCGTTGCCGGAGAAGAGGCCGCCGAAATCGATGACATTGAGACGATTGTTGAGATTGTCTCCATCGACCTGAAAGCGCATCTTGACTCTCTCGCTGCGATAGACATCAGCGCCCAGCGAGGCATTCACCGCAAGCAGAGGAAGGATGCGGCCGCGTGCGAAGTTGATGCGGCTGATGACCTCTGGACCATATTGAGCCAGTGCGTCGGCCTCGTCGCCGGTGTATTCAAACGGCAGGCCCGAGCCATACGAAGCCCCGGCAGCAAAATCGACGCGCGGCACAAGCTGATATTTAAATCGCGTTCTGAGCGTGTTGCGCTGGTCCTGCGAGTCGGGAAAGTGGCCGGTCAGTTGAGAGAGCGCATCGCTTACGTCGTCGCCGAGAAAAAGTCCCCCGGTAACCGGGAACCAGACGTTGCCCACCATATAGGAGTAGCTGACGAAGCCGGTAAGCTTCTGCAGCCGAACCAGCTCAAGTTTTCCCTCGGCCCCATAGATGACCGACTTGTCGAATGCGATGGGATAGCTGACGCCGGTATTGAGAAGCTGGTCGTCGTCCGCATAGTTCCTCACATCGCGGCGATAGAAGTTGACGTCGACGCGCATCCGGTCGGAGAGCGCCTGGGTGATGCCGCCCTCGTAGTAGTTGCCCACCGATGGCTTCACCGGCAGCCGCAGAAACTGGTCGCTGAGCGCGTCGATCTGAGGCGAGCTGGAGATAAGGATGTTCTCAAACGACGGTGTCTGAAAGATACGGTCGTACGAGGCGTGCAGGACCATTTTGAGCGATGGCAGATAGTGCCCCACCGTAAGCCGGGGGCTGAACGCATTCTGGTTCAGCAGCAGCTGGTAGTGGTCCCATCGCAGCCCCGCGCTGACCGTCCAGTTGCCCAGCCGGATGAGGTCTTCCACGAACGCCGACTGCTCAAGGTCGGGACGCTGGTCCACGAAGTTCAACGTCTGCGGCGTGTCGTCGTCGAACTGATCAGGGTCGGTGATGAAGTAGTTGAACTTCTCGTGCAGAAAGGTGTTGTCCGATTCCACCCCGGCCTTGAACTCGTGCCGGCCATGATGAAGCGAAAAAGTCCCTTTGAAATATCCTTCGCGAAAATTATTGTGCTGAAAGGCGATGACCGGCGTGGAATCGGCGTTCGAGTAGAGATTATTCGCGTTGTCCCGCACCATTCCGGACAACGTGCCCAGGCTGTCCGGCGAGAAGATGTGCTGATAGTTCACCGTGCCGATCGTCTCGAAGTTGTCCCCGTTCTGAATCTGACCGGCCTGCTGCTGAATGAGTTCGTTGGGAATGAGAAAACGCGAAAATTCGTGGCGCACGCTGAAGATCAGGCGATCGTTGTCGGTGGCATCGCGCTCATACCTCGTCGAGAAATCCCCGATCGTCCCCTTGTTCGTGTAGTTCTCCGGAACCACCGGATTCAGATAGTGGCTGGTCATGCTTCCGGCCGCGCTCACGTCAACGGTGTTCTTGCCCCACACATTCTGCAACTGGCCATATGAAGTAGCGGTGTCGTAGCTGCCGCCGGAAAGTGCAAGCTGTCCATGCAGTCCAGAAGCGGTCTGCCGATGCGTGTTCAGCTCCACGACGCCGCCCATCTTTCTGCCATACTCCGCGGGATAGCCTGCCGTATAGATTCGGATAGAGTCGAGATCGTCGGCTTCCACCTCTGGCCCAAAGCTGGGAGAGCGATTGTCTGTCAGCGGAATCCCATCGACCACAAACTGAGTCTGATACTCCGAGCCGCGTGGGTGCAGGACTGCGTTGCCTTCGTAGAGCCATCCCGGCTGCGAATTGACCAGGTCCTGCACCGAGCGTCCCGGCAACGACGACAGCCGCTCGTCGATCTGCTTTGCGCCAATCTGCATCACCGAATCAGGCTGATACGGATCGATCATGGTGTCCGCATCGGTCACCGTGACCTTTGTGACCACCAATGGAATGCTGAGCCGAACGGCCTCTTCAAGCGGCAGCGCGGAGTGCACCTGCAGTGTGCTCGAAAATTTGGCAAAGCCTGCCTTCTGCACTTGCACCCGATAGACGCCATAAGGAACCTGCTCGACAACAAGCGCGCCTGAGCCATCGGTGACGAAAGATTTGTCATAGTCATTGCCAGCGGAGGCCAACTGAACCGTAGCTTTAACCGCAATGCCGGAAGGATCGCTCACCTTCACGCGCACCTCTCCGTAGTTCACCTGCCCCCACGCGGGCACGACACTCAAAAGCAGAACTCCCCAGAAAATTCTCAGCGCCCTCGAAAAGAGAGTTACGCCAAAACGGTTGTGGGTTCTACGATTAAAAGTCATACATTTCCATCGCAAAAGTTTATCCGAAAGGCCCTCCTCTTTGCCCCCGCGCAGGGAGAAGAACGTTCTCCCCCGCCCGTTCTATGCGAAAGTGGAATATGCCCCATACCACCCAGAGACGAGCGTTGGGCTTCGCAGCCTGCGCCCTGGCAAGCTCTTTGTGGGGCTGCGGCTTCTTCTTCGGCAAAATCGCCCTCGCCGAGATGAACTTCGCCCACATGGTGCTGTACCGATTTCTTTTCGGCATGGTGCCGCTCGCTCCCCTGCTCATCACCCACCGCCCGCACCTCAACTGCAGGGAGTGGGGAGTCCTGCTCGCCGCTTCGTTCCTCGGGGTGCCGCTCCAGTTTCTGCTCCAGTTCTACGGCCTCTCCATGACCACGGTCAGCCACGCCGCGCTGATGGTTGGGACAATGCCTGTCATTCTGGCTGTAGGCGCCACCCTCTTCGCGCACGAGCGCATGGACCGCACCGGCTGGATCGCCATGGCCGCCTCTACCTGCGGGGCCGCCTTGATCGCTCTCGGCGGCCACCATTCAAGCGCTGGAGGCTCATCGCTGACGGGCGATCTGCTCATCGTCGCTTCCCTCTTCATCGCACTCTTCTGGATTCTCTTCAACAAGCAGCTCATGGAGCGCCACTCCCACATCGTCATCACCACCTACGGGTTGGCGCTGGGCACGGCGATGCTGATGGTGTGGGTGCCCTTGCAGTATGGCCTGCCCCCGGTGGCGCACATCTCGCTGAAAGTATGGCTGGCGCTGGCGGCCAGCGGCCTGCTCTGCACGGCCACCACAACGCTGCTTTGGAATTGGGGTCTTACTCAAGTTCCCGCATCGCAGGCGGGAGTTCTGCTCAACATGGAGCCGCTGATCGGCAGTCTACTCGGCGTGATTGTGCTGGGCGAGCATCTCGGCCCCGATGCCTGGGCGGGCGGCGTACTTATCCTCGGCGCAGCGATCCTGCTGACAACCCGCTCGCGAACCCTTGTGCGCGAACAGCTTCCCATATAAGCGCTAGCGTGGCTGCCAAACGGCCAGAAGAATGCCTCTAAGTTCAGAGCCGGCAACAAAGACAAGAGCAAAAATACAGGGGTCTCTCCACTGCGCTTCGCTCCGGTCGAGATGACGTGCAGTTGTGGCGTAATTAGGGAGTTTAAAACAGATTCTGAGAACTGCCTCTACCGCCAATCGTCCCGCGCCTGATTCTGATCGGCAAAGACCGCATCGAAGTTGTCCGTCTTCTTGATGAGGATATCTCCCTGTATGACTGGCTGGTGCAGCAATACTGCCTGCAAACGAACCAGCTCGAGCATCGCCAGAAACATGCAGATCAGCGCCCGCTCCGTATGCGTATTGTGCAGCAGCCGCCGTAGGCTTACCGGCTTGTCTTCCATCATCAGCCGCCGCTTCACATAGTCGATCATCTGCGCCACCGTGACCGATTCCTCATCCACATTCAAGACGGGGCGTTCGCGCAGACGGTTCAAAATATCCTGAAATACTCGCACCAGGTCAACGGTGTCGGCGGCGATCTCGCGCTCGGCGTTGGCAGCCTCTTTGAACTCGCGAATCCCCGGATTCGACCAGGTCGCCTCTTCGATCTGCTGCTTCTGCATCAACATCTGCGCCGCGGCCTTGAAGCGCTCATGCTCCAGCAGTCGCTCCACCAGCTCGCGCCGCGGGTCTTCAGGATCGCCGCTGAGAATATCGTTGGGATCGCGCGGCAGCAGCGTCTTCGACTTGATGTGAATCAGCAGCGAGGCCATGTAGATGAACTCGCCCGCCGCGTCCACATCGGTCTGCTTCAACTGGTGGGTGTAGTCCAGAAACTGGCTGGTAATGCGCGCAATGGGGATGTCGTAGATGTCGATATTCTGCTTGCGAATCAGGTCCAGCAGAAGGTCGAGCGGCCCATCGTAGACAGCCCCAACCGTCACCGAGAACGGCGACTGTGAAGCCTCTTCCTTGGCGGCGGAAGGCCGCTTCGGCTCGGGCGGCCGCGGTGGAACCGGCTTCGGCTGCAGCTCAAAAGGCTCATGGGCTTCAGGCGTTGCACTCTCGGCTGTTTTTTCGTCCGGCGCGGAAGAGGCCGCCGCAGCGGTTGGCTCCGTCGTCACTTCAGGCAACTCGGGTGCGCCTTCGGGTTGGAGAATTTCGTCAGCCATCGCTATTCCAGACCCACAGCAGAGCGTACCTGCTGCATCGTAATGGCGGCACGAGCCGCAGCCTTTGCAGCGCCGTCCTGAAGGATGGCGTCAACTTCGTCGGGGTTGGCCTCAAAGTGACGGCGACGCTCCTGTATGGGCGCCAGCGCCTCGACCACGCCGTCAGCCAGCCAGCTCTTGCACTCGATACAGCCTATACCGGCAGTGGTGCAGCCTTCACGCGCCTTCTGCTGCGTCTCTTCGCTCGAGAACACTTTATGCAGGTCGAAGACCGGGCACACATCCGGATTGCCGCGATCTTCACGGCGAATGCGGGCGGGATCGGTGACCATCGTCTTCAGCTTGGACCGGATTTCCGGCTCTGGGTCAGAAAGCAGAATGGTGTTCTTATAACTCTTCGACATCTTGCGCCCGTCGGTGCCGGGCAGCTTGGGGGACGGCGTCAGCAGCACTTCAGGTTCGGGAAGAATAGTCCCAACAGAGTAGATCGATTTGAGCTTTGTTTGATGTGCTGCCTGAACCAGTTCGTGTGTATTGAAGTCTTCTTTGTCAGGCTGTTTCGCAATCTTCCGTGCCTTCGTCTTGACAGCCTCCAACTCCCAGGGAGCCGCATTGGAGTCAAGATAAAAGCGGCCGGGATAAAGGGAGTTGAAGCGACGCGCGACCTCACGGGTAATCTCAACGTGAGCCTCTTGGTCTTTGCCAACGGGCACATACTTGGGCTGATAAAGGAGAATGTCGGCGGACTGTAACAGCGGGTAGCCGAGGAAACCGAAGGTGGCAAGATCCTTCTCTTTTAGCTGCTCTTGCTGGTCCTTATAGCTGGGGACGCGCTCAAGCCAACTCAAAGGCGTGATCATCCCCAACAGATCGTTAAGTTCGAAATGCGCGGGGACCTTGCTTTGAACAAAGATTGTGCAAAGTTTCGGATCAAGCCCCGCAGAAAGGAAATCGAGGGCCACATCGCGGATATTCTGCTTCAGATTGCTTGTATCCGCATAGTCCGTCGTCAGCGCGTGATAGTCCGCGATGAAGAAGTAGCACTCGTATTCGTGCTGGAGTTTTACCCAGTTGTAGAGCGCGCCCATGTAGTTGCCGAGATGCAACCGGCCCGTGGGACGCATCCCGCTGAGGACACGGCGGCGCGGCGTGTTCGATGTATTTTCAGTCATTGCGATCAGACCCAAGGTTACATGATGAGGCAGCGCTGAGGCTGGAAGACTCTACAGCACAATCTCTTGCTTAGAGCGCAAAGAGCAGGTGATTGAACGTTCCCAAAAGCGGGTTAAAGAAGATGGTAAAGATGAAGCTCCCACCGATCAGGAACAGCACAATCAACCCGATCATGCCCATGCGGTCGTACAGTTGCACCGCCTTATAGGGAAGAAAGTGCCGCAAAATATGGCTTCCGTCCAAAGGAGGAATCGGGATCAGGTTGAAGATGAACAGCAGAAGATTGATAAGTATCACAAAATAAAGGAACAAAGCCACGGGAAACAAAGCTGGGAGATTCGCCGTAGAGATTCCTTTGATATTCGAGGCCAGCGCCACCGCTGTCGCCACTGCCGCCAGGCCACCTGCGATCGCATGTTTGAGGATAATCAGCAACACCAGCGCCACCGTAGCCATGGCCAGGTTGCTGGCTGGACCGGCCAGCGTCACCAGGATGTCGTCCCTCTTGTAGTTCTTGAAGTTACGGGCCGTCACCGGCGTCGGCTTGGCCCAGCCGATCAGCGGCCAGTGGTAGACCAGCGCCAGCAGCGGCATAAACACAGAACCCAAGGGGTCCAGGTGTTTCAGCGGGTTCAGTGTCACCCGCCCCAGCATCTTGGCCGTAGGATCGCCCAGCTTCCACGCCACCCAGGCATGGGCACACTCATGCACGCTGAAGGCAAGCACAAGAACAACTACTTGAAAAAGAATGAGTACAACTTCCTGATTCATATCCCTAGCTTATCGGAGACAGCGGTGCCACGTTGCATCAAGCGGTGCGCAGCCGTGTCTCGGTAAGCACCTCGGCGATGACCTGATCGTCTACTCCGTGTTTGCGAAGGCTTTCCGTTAACGCCTGTGCCTGAGAATGATCGAGCCGTTCAAGGTCCTTGCGCAGCCCCTCACCGATATAAGCGCGCATGAGCGGCTGGTATCCTGAAAATCCCAGCGTCGGAGCGATCTCCTTCATATCTTCAATAACGCTTTCAGGCATTCGAATACTGATGGTCGTCATAGGACGGCCTTTCGTCATGCGTTCGAGAATACGTTCAGATGTCGTCTTCATACTGTCTCCTTTCCTGCGTCGTGGCAGCCCGCGCCGAAATGATTCGAATGGAATTTCCCTCAATGACCAGATGAACTACGACCAATAGACGTCTCGCCGTCGTGACTCCGACTGCAGCCTCTAGTACTTCATCGTCCTCGGTAGCGTCAACGGACACGTACAAGGGATCAAAAAATACTTCGCATGACTCTTCGAAGGTCACTGCGTGCTTCACATTATTTGTCCGGGCTTTTTCGGCATTCCAGACAAAGCGAAGCCTGCGATGAAGGTAAATTACATCCATGAAATGTGTATATACGTTGTATATATAAAAATCAAGATATTATGCTGAGGGCTTGGCTTTCTCGCGCTTTACCCGCGCCGGAATCCCGACGGAAACACTCTGCGCCGGAACGTCGCGCGTAGCCAGAGCCATTGCGCCCAGCATGGCATCTTCGCCGACATTGGCTCCGGCAAGAACCGTTCCATGGTAGGTAACGCGTGCTCGCGGCCCCAGCTCCGTGGGCTTGGTGGTGACGTCCGCCTGCTTGTTGATGTCGTGAGTATGGCTGTAGATATTGGCGTAATCCGAAACGCTGGTGCCTTCGCGCAGAATGAGGCCGCCCCGGTCGTCGAGCATCACGTTCTTGTGGATCGTGCAATTGTCTTCGATGGTCAGGTTGTAGCCATAGGTAAATTCGACGTTATGGAAGATCCGCACATGTTTGCCGAGATGCTTGAAAATATGCCGGCCTAACATGCAGCGAAAGCGAAAGCCAAGCCAGTGGTTCAGCCCCAGCGGAGAGCGATCGAACATTTGCCAGAACCAGATCAGCGGCTTGCGTATAGCGTATTGCTCAGCGTTGACGTCGCCGTAGTACTCCGGCTCCAGCGTGATGTTGCGCGGGTCAAATGACTCGGCAAGGACGCTCGAGGCAAGCTCGATGGTAAGCGTCGATTGCTTGTGAGCGCCATGAATTCTCCCAAGATAAATCTGGTAAAGCTCATCGCGCACGATCTCGGAACGGCGATCGACCGACTGAGAGCGGGTGAAGTCCTCGTTGAGTTGTGAGAGCCACTTGAGGAAGGTCGCCTCTGCCTCAGGGGTTGGTTTGAGTTCGCGGTAGGCCTGGACGGTCATTGAGTCACTCCCTCTTCAAAGCTATTCGATGGCAAAAATGGCGGTGACGGTGGCCGACTTTTCAATCTGTCGAGGATTGATGGCCAGTGGCTCAACTTTATCCATCGCTGGTGAGGCGGCCATAGCGCGCATCATCATGGGTCGAATGGGGCTTGCCTGGACCTCGTTGCTCGCATAGAGTAGTCCGCCAAGCTTGGCATTGAGACTTTGTGCCATCTGCTCTGCCTGAGAGCGGGCGCGTTGCAAGGCTTTCGCAGCAGCCTGGGCCTCGGGGGCGTTCTCATCCTTGAAGCTCCAATCGATCTGTCCGCTTTGGTTGGCCCCTGCCTTCACCGCAAGGTCAAGCACCTTCGCCGCATCGTTGGCATTCGTGCGGACGGTCCAGCTCTGCGTCACCTGGAACTGGCGCTTGGCCTTCTCGGCATCCGTCAGCTTTTCCACCTGATAGTTCTGCACCGGGGTAACGGACTGGTTTTCGCTCTCGATAGAGTCCGATGGAATTCTGGCAGAGGTCAGCGCCTTCATGATGGCATTCGAGGTACGCGATCCGTTGGCATAGGCGGCATCGCTGTCCGGGCCATAGACGATAAATCCGACATGGACGGTAGCGATATCCGCTATGGCGGTTACCTTATCGGTGGCCGTGACGGAGATGGTGCGGTTTTCCTTGTTGACCTGAATCGTCTGCGCGGAGGCAGCGATGGCAGCGGTGCAGAGTGCGATAGCGGTGACGCGAAGGATCTTCATTCTTCCTCTCCTTTAGAGCCGATGAGATCGGCCATGGTGGGCTTGTATTTCGGCTTGGCTGCGAGCTTCTGTTTCGGATCGGGGATGACGCGCTCGGACGGTGGCGTGCCCAGGCGAGCTCGGGCATTTGCCTTGACGGCCTTGATCTTCGAAAAAACCTGCTTCTTCGGCTTGCTCATCTTGCTCATCCCCTGCTCAAGCTGGACACCTGCGGGCTGCAAAGCCCACACCGATTATGCAATACTCTGTTCGCAAGGGCAGCATGGCGGACAATTGCAGCGAAGTAACCGTCCCGACCCAGACGAGGTGCCCGAATGGAAGAGCGAGATTTTTTCGATGAGCGACCGGAACAACGTACGCATATGATGACCTGTCCCCACTGCGGACAGCAGGAGGAGTATCAACTGAGCTGGCTGGTGCGACGTAAAAAGGCCCAGTTGCCGCGCGGGGCGGACGACCGCGACCGTGCGCGCTTTGCCAAGGCCCAGAGCTACATGGTCCGACGAGACGACATGGTGGGCTGCAAAAATGTCCGCTGCCGAAAGCGTTTCGACGTGGCTGGGATCCAGTCGGTCGCGTTTATCTAAA from Granulicella sp. L56 includes these protein-coding regions:
- a CDS encoding BrnT family toxin encodes the protein MDVIYLHRRLRFVWNAEKARTNNVKHAVTFEESCEVFFDPLYVSVDATEDDEVLEAAVGVTTARRLLVVVHLVIEGNSIRIISARAATTQERRQYEDDI
- a CDS encoding site-2 protease family protein, producing the protein MNQEVVLILFQVVVLVLAFSVHECAHAWVAWKLGDPTAKMLGRVTLNPLKHLDPLGSVFMPLLALVYHWPLIGWAKPTPVTARNFKNYKRDDILVTLAGPASNLAMATVALVLLIILKHAIAGGLAAVATAVALASNIKGISTANLPALFPVALFLYFVILINLLLFIFNLIPIPPLDGSHILRHFLPYKAVQLYDRMGMIGLIVLFLIGGSFIFTIFFNPLLGTFNHLLFAL
- a CDS encoding acyltransferase — its product is MTVQAYRELKPTPEAEATFLKWLSQLNEDFTRSQSVDRRSEIVRDELYQIYLGRIHGAHKQSTLTIELASSVLAESFDPRNITLEPEYYGDVNAEQYAIRKPLIWFWQMFDRSPLGLNHWLGFRFRCMLGRHIFKHLGKHVRIFHNVEFTYGYNLTIEDNCTIHKNVMLDDRGGLILREGTSVSDYANIYSHTHDINKQADVTTKPTELGPRARVTYHGTVLAGANVGEDAMLGAMALATRDVPAQSVSVGIPARVKREKAKPSA
- the trpS gene encoding tryptophan--tRNA ligase, with product MTENTSNTPRRRVLSGMRPTGRLHLGNYMGALYNWVKLQHEYECYFFIADYHALTTDYADTSNLKQNIRDVALDFLSAGLDPKLCTIFVQSKVPAHFELNDLLGMITPLSWLERVPSYKDQQEQLKEKDLATFGFLGYPLLQSADILLYQPKYVPVGKDQEAHVEITREVARRFNSLYPGRFYLDSNAAPWELEAVKTKARKIAKQPDKEDFNTHELVQAAHQTKLKSIYSVGTILPEPEVLLTPSPKLPGTDGRKMSKSYKNTILLSDPEPEIRSKLKTMVTDPARIRREDRGNPDVCPVFDLHKVFSSEETQQKAREGCTTAGIGCIECKSWLADGVVEALAPIQERRRHFEANPDEVDAILQDGAAKAAARAAITMQQVRSAVGLE
- a CDS encoding SIMPL domain-containing protein, which produces MKILRVTAIALCTAAIAASAQTIQVNKENRTISVTATDKVTAIADIATVHVGFIVYGPDSDAAYANGSRTSNAIMKALTSARIPSDSIESENQSVTPVQNYQVEKLTDAEKAKRQFQVTQSWTVRTNANDAAKVLDLAVKAGANQSGQIDWSFKDENAPEAQAAAKALQRARSQAEQMAQSLNAKLGGLLYASNEVQASPIRPMMMRAMAASPAMDKVEPLAINPRQIEKSATVTAIFAIE